A stretch of Henckelia pumila isolate YLH828 chromosome 4, ASM3356847v2, whole genome shotgun sequence DNA encodes these proteins:
- the LOC140862663 gene encoding metacaspase-1: MFMLVNCSNCRTPLQLPPGARSIRCAICQAVTQVGDPRNAPPPPHQAPPTQGPPPPPSPYNHAPPNPPPNPHGRKRAVIVGISYRFSRHELKGCLNDAKCMKYLLMNKFQFPEASILMLNEEERDPYRIPTKQNMRMALYWLVQGCQPGDSLVFHYSGHGSRQRNYNGDEVDGYDETLCPLDFETQGMIVDDEINASIVRPLPHGVKLHAIIDACHSGTVLDLPFLCRMNRSGQYVWEDHRPRSGVWKGSNGGEVISFSGCDDDQTSADTSALSKITSTGAMTFCFIQAIERGHGTTYGTILTAMRTAIRDAGSSGGGSLGDGAVTSLLTMLLTGGSVSTGGLRQEPQLTACEPFDVYAKPFSL, translated from the exons ATGTTCATGTTAGTTAATTGCTCCAACTGTCGCACTCCATTGCAGCTGCCGCCCGGCGCCCGATCCATCCGCTGTGCCATTTGTCAGGCTGTTACGCAGGTAGGCGACCCTCGTAACGCTCCACCGCCACCACATCAAGCGCCGCCGACTCAAGGACCACCACCACCTCCCTCTCCTTACAACCACGCGCCTCCGAATCCCCCGCCGAATCCTCACGGCCGTAAAAGAGCTGTGATCGTTGGTATATCCTATAGGTTCTCCCGCCACGAGCTGAAGGGGTGCTTAAATGATGCCAAGTGCATGAAATATCTCTTGATGAATAAGTTCCAGTTTCCAGAAGCTTCGATTCTTATGCTCAATG AAGAAGAAAGAGATCCCTACAGAATTCCAACAAAGCAAAATATGCGAATGGCATTGTATTGGCTTGTACAAGGATGTCAACCAGGAGATTCCTTGGTGTTTCATTATTCTGGCCATGGTTCAAGGCAAAGGAACTACAATGGAGATGAAGTTGATGGATATGATGAAACCTTATGTCCTCTTGACTTTGAAACACAGGGTATGATTGTAGATGACGAGATTAATGCATCTATTGTGAGACCTCTACCTCACGGTGTAAAGCTCCATGCCATAATAGATGCTTGTCATAGCGGAACAGTTCTTGATTTACCGTTTCTATGCCGGATGAATAG GAGTGGACAATATGTATGGGAGGACCATCGTCCTCGATCGGGTGTGTGGAAAGGATCAAATGGTGGTGAGGTAATTTCGTTTAGTGGTTGTGATGATGATCAAACTTCAGCTGATACCTCT GCCCTATCAAAAATCACTTCAACAGGTGCCATGACCTTCTGTTTTATTCAAGCCATTGAGCGTGGGCATGGAACCACTTATGGGACCATATTAACTGCCATGCGTACAGCTATTCGAGATGCTGGCAGTTCAGGAGGTGGCAGTCTTGGGGATGGTGCTGTTACATCGCTTCTTACAATGCTTCTCACAGGAGGAAGTGTTAGTACTGGCGGCCTCAGACAG GAGCCACAGTTGACTGCATGTGAACCTTTCGATGTATATGCGAAGCCATTTTCGTTATGA